In Paracoccus sp. SMMA_5_TC, the following are encoded in one genomic region:
- a CDS encoding ABC transporter permease has protein sequence MTQIEQDGRSLCGPNPLRRAARGLRRIALAAAYPLAAVAIALAFGALLLAVNGYNGGDVIDLMLIGVFQDFRSISEVLLKAVPLILIGAGLCVAFRCQMWNIGAEGQLYAGAVCATLAGTSLPGLSPWLYVPLIMLAGALGGAFWAGIAGWLKVRFQASEIVTTIMLNYIALIGTSYLVTGPMKDSRAAYPQSARLLRESWIPDLIPGTRLHIGILVALALAVALYVFLYRSSAGYGLRVVGTNAHAARYAGMNAGRNMMIAMCISGAMAGLAGAFEVAGVTHRLYQNISPGYGFEGIAVALLAANNPLGAILSGGLFAVLRSGSELMQITSQVPQVLVSVIQGIVILSVVSFAALRLRPGRH, from the coding sequence ATGACGCAGATCGAACAGGACGGGCGCAGTCTCTGCGGCCCGAACCCGCTGCGCCGCGCGGCTAGGGGCTTGCGCCGCATCGCGCTGGCCGCAGCCTATCCGCTGGCGGCGGTGGCCATCGCGCTGGCTTTCGGGGCGCTGCTGCTGGCCGTGAACGGCTACAATGGTGGGGACGTCATCGACCTGATGCTGATCGGAGTGTTTCAGGATTTCCGCTCGATCTCCGAGGTGCTGCTGAAGGCGGTGCCGCTGATCCTGATCGGGGCCGGGTTGTGCGTGGCCTTTCGCTGCCAGATGTGGAACATCGGCGCCGAGGGGCAGCTTTACGCGGGCGCGGTCTGTGCCACGCTGGCGGGCACCAGCCTGCCCGGGCTGAGCCCATGGCTTTACGTGCCGCTGATCATGCTGGCGGGTGCGCTTGGCGGCGCCTTCTGGGCCGGTATCGCCGGCTGGCTCAAGGTGCGTTTTCAGGCCAGCGAGATCGTCACCACCATCATGCTGAACTATATCGCGCTGATCGGCACCAGCTATCTGGTCACCGGCCCGATGAAGGACAGCCGCGCGGCCTATCCGCAATCGGCCAGGCTGCTGCGCGAATCCTGGATCCCCGACCTGATCCCCGGCACCCGCTTGCATATCGGCATCCTGGTCGCGCTGGCGCTGGCCGTCGCGCTATATGTATTCCTGTATCGGTCCAGCGCCGGTTACGGGCTGCGCGTGGTCGGCACGAATGCCCATGCCGCGCGCTATGCCGGCATGAATGCGGGCCGCAACATGATGATCGCCATGTGCATCAGCGGCGCCATGGCCGGCCTTGCCGGCGCCTTCGAGGTCGCGGGCGTGACCCACAGGCTTTATCAGAACATCTCGCCCGGCTACGGCTTCGAGGGCATCGCGGTCGCGCTGCTGGCCGCCAACAACCCGCTGGGGGCGATCCTGTCCGGCGGCCTGTTCGCGGTGCTGCGATCGGGGTCGGAACTGATGCAGATCACATCGCAGGTGCCGCAGGTGCTGGTCTCGGTCATCCAGGGCATCGTCATCCTGTCGGTCGTCAGCTTTGCCGCGCTGCGGCTGCGGCCCGGACGGCACTGA
- a CDS encoding ABC transporter permease has protein sequence MDNIIFLSFLATLIGAAWRLATPLIFASIGEVISERAGVLNIGIEGTMAMGAFCGFAATFATGSLPLGLAAGVAAGLLFGLIFAFFAITIKADQIVVGAAINLLGLGLTAFLFRAYYVSTGRGVEIARPIDIPWLSDLPYLGEALFRQNLIVYSTIPAVILAAILLNRTSFGLTLRATGDHPKAVDVAGRSVALYRYGAVLIGSALAGLGGAFLTLGHSNQFVEGITSGRGFIALAVVVFARWSPVGAFFVSLLFGVFYALQLQLQAQPMLNIPYQALQVLPYVMTILALVLVRGKNVAPRKLGIPYGER, from the coding sequence ATGGACAACATCATTTTCCTGAGCTTCCTGGCCACGCTGATCGGCGCGGCATGGCGCCTGGCCACGCCGCTGATCTTCGCCTCGATCGGCGAGGTGATCTCGGAACGGGCCGGGGTGCTGAACATCGGCATCGAAGGCACGATGGCCATGGGCGCATTCTGCGGCTTTGCCGCCACCTTCGCCACCGGCAGCCTGCCGCTGGGGCTGGCGGCCGGGGTGGCCGCCGGTCTGCTGTTCGGGCTGATCTTTGCCTTCTTCGCCATCACCATCAAGGCCGACCAGATCGTGGTCGGAGCGGCCATCAACCTGCTGGGCCTGGGGCTGACCGCGTTCCTGTTCCGCGCCTATTACGTCTCGACCGGGCGCGGGGTGGAAATCGCCCGCCCCATCGACATCCCCTGGCTCAGCGACCTGCCCTATCTGGGCGAGGCGCTGTTTCGCCAGAACCTGATCGTTTACAGCACCATTCCGGCGGTGATCCTGGCGGCGATCCTGCTCAATCGCACCTCCTTCGGGCTGACGCTGCGGGCAACGGGCGATCATCCCAAGGCGGTCGATGTCGCCGGGCGCAGCGTGGCGCTGTATCGCTATGGCGCGGTGCTGATCGGCAGCGCGCTGGCCGGGCTGGGCGGCGCCTTCCTGACGCTGGGCCATTCCAACCAGTTCGTCGAAGGGATCACCTCGGGGCGCGGCTTCATCGCGCTGGCGGTGGTGGTCTTTGCCCGCTGGTCGCCGGTCGGGGCCTTCTTCGTGTCGCTGCTGTTCGGGGTGTTCTATGCGCTGCAGCTGCAATTGCAGGCGCAACCGATGCTGAACATTCCCTATCAGGCGCTGCAAGTGCTGCCCTATGTGATGACGATCCTGGCGCTGGTGCTGGTGCGCGGCAAGAACGTCGCCCCGCGCAAGCTGGGCATCCCCTATGGCGAAAGGTAG
- a CDS encoding ABC transporter ATP-binding protein — protein sequence MTAETFLKMDNIHKSFGDLVVSAGVTLEVEQGEIHALLGENGAGKSVLMSILCGILRPNSGQIIYRGQPLNISSPREASRHRIGMVHQHFMLVPNLTVAENYVLGQGTPLRLIRDMGAVHARIRELSDRYGLDVRPDAVIEDLSVGEQQRVEILKVLFHGAELLVLDEPTAVLTPQETDRLLVLMRDLVADGKTIIFISHKLDEVMRVSDRISVMRDCRVVHTTRVQDTDPRELARLMVGRDVLMELPRAPARPGAPVLELRGLNCRNDLGLQALHDIDLTVHRGEIVGIAGVSGNGQTELALALAGLLPIDSGQVLLNGEDVTGLGPAQINARSFAHVPEDRHKMGVLLPMSLSENAILHSYDQPPFSRRGLLQRAQIGAHTRELIARFRVKTPDENQAIGNLSGGNQQKLVVARELARNPDFILVSQLTRGIDIGAIEFILQEMLRQRDSGRGILLISTELEELFAVSDRILVMCHGQILGEVPADRSRLEEVGLMMAGQRPDGAHHAAPAG from the coding sequence ATGACCGCCGAAACCTTTCTCAAGATGGACAATATCCACAAGTCCTTTGGCGATCTGGTGGTCAGCGCCGGCGTCACGCTGGAGGTCGAGCAGGGCGAGATCCACGCCCTGCTGGGCGAGAACGGCGCCGGCAAGAGCGTGCTGATGAGCATCCTGTGCGGCATCCTGCGCCCCAACAGCGGCCAGATCATCTATCGCGGCCAGCCGCTGAACATCAGCTCCCCGCGCGAGGCCAGCCGCCACCGCATCGGCATGGTGCATCAGCATTTCATGCTGGTGCCGAACCTGACGGTGGCGGAAAACTATGTGCTGGGCCAGGGCACGCCGCTGCGGCTGATCCGCGACATGGGCGCGGTCCATGCCCGCATCCGCGAATTGTCCGACCGCTACGGCCTGGACGTGCGCCCCGATGCGGTCATCGAGGATCTTTCGGTCGGCGAACAGCAACGGGTCGAGATCCTCAAGGTGCTGTTTCACGGCGCCGAACTGCTGGTTCTGGACGAACCGACCGCCGTGCTGACCCCGCAGGAAACCGACCGGCTGCTGGTGCTGATGCGCGACCTGGTCGCCGACGGCAAGACCATCATCTTCATTTCGCACAAGCTTGACGAGGTGATGCGCGTCAGCGACCGCATCAGCGTCATGCGCGACTGCCGGGTGGTGCATACCACCCGCGTGCAGGACACCGACCCGCGCGAACTGGCGCGGCTGATGGTGGGGCGCGACGTGCTGATGGAACTGCCCCGCGCCCCGGCACGCCCCGGCGCCCCGGTCCTTGAGCTGCGCGGGCTGAACTGTCGCAACGATCTGGGTCTGCAGGCGCTGCATGACATCGACCTGACCGTGCATCGCGGCGAGATCGTCGGCATCGCCGGGGTGTCGGGCAATGGCCAGACCGAACTGGCGCTGGCGCTGGCCGGCCTGCTGCCGATCGATTCGGGGCAGGTTCTGCTGAACGGCGAGGATGTCACCGGCCTCGGCCCGGCACAGATCAACGCACGTTCCTTTGCCCATGTGCCCGAGGACCGGCACAAGATGGGCGTGCTGCTGCCGATGTCGCTGTCCGAAAACGCCATCCTGCACAGCTATGATCAGCCGCCGTTTTCCCGTCGGGGACTGTTGCAGCGGGCGCAGATCGGTGCCCATACGCGCGAACTGATCGCCCGTTTCCGCGTCAAGACCCCGGACGAGAACCAGGCGATCGGCAACCTGTCGGGCGGCAATCAGCAAAAGCTGGTGGTGGCCCGCGAACTGGCCCGCAACCCCGATTTCATCCTGGTCAGCCAGCTGACCCGCGGCATCGACATCGGCGCCATCGAGTTCATCCTGCAGGAAATGCTGCGCCAGCGCGACAGCGGCCGCGGCATCCTGCTGATCTCGACCGAACTCGAGGAACTGTTCGCGGTCAGCGATCGTATCCTGGTGATGTGCCACGGCCAGATCCTGGGCGAGGTGCCCGCCGACCGCAGCCGGCTGGAAGAGGTCGGGCTGATGATGGCCGGCCAAAGGCCGGACGGGGCGCATCATGCCGCGCCCGCAGGCTGA
- a CDS encoding LysR family transcriptional regulator: MNITLRQLRAFLAVAELGRFNLAASEMGLTQSAVSILIRELKNEMGVRLFDRHTRMVSLSVTGREFLPQARKVLHDLDQATRGVRDSAALKSGQVTIAAAIVLAATMVPPILATFMDRYPGVSVQLCDMAEERIRIALRRNEVDIALGTQIDDDPEITATPVIRDRLTLICNAGHPLARRPHVSWAELVAERLIVLNRRNPLRDLVEQTMIRVAPGFRPAYEVRFSSTAISMISAGLGVSVLPENTGLLAPDVNVRSVALIEPVVTRDIALLQHRQRSLSPAAEQLRCLILEQMQGSATHRGRRPARTA, translated from the coding sequence GTGAACATCACCCTGCGCCAGCTGCGCGCCTTTCTGGCGGTGGCCGAGCTGGGCCGTTTCAACCTGGCCGCCAGCGAAATGGGGCTGACGCAATCGGCGGTCAGCATCCTGATTCGCGAGCTGAAAAACGAAATGGGGGTGCGGCTCTTCGACCGCCACACCCGCATGGTCAGCCTGTCGGTCACCGGCCGCGAATTCCTGCCCCAGGCACGCAAGGTTCTGCATGATCTGGATCAGGCCACGCGCGGCGTGCGCGACAGCGCGGCGCTGAAATCGGGCCAGGTCACCATCGCCGCCGCCATCGTGCTTGCCGCCACCATGGTGCCCCCGATCCTCGCGACCTTCATGGATCGTTATCCCGGGGTCTCGGTCCAGCTTTGCGACATGGCCGAAGAGCGCATCCGCATCGCCCTGCGCCGCAACGAGGTCGACATCGCCCTGGGCACCCAGATCGACGACGATCCGGAAATCACCGCCACGCCGGTGATTCGCGACCGGCTGACGCTGATCTGCAATGCCGGTCATCCGCTGGCGCGTCGCCCCCATGTCAGCTGGGCCGAACTGGTTGCCGAACGGCTGATCGTGCTGAACCGCCGCAATCCGCTGCGGGATCTGGTCGAACAGACGATGATCCGCGTCGCCCCCGGCTTCCGTCCCGCCTATGAGGTGCGCTTTTCCTCGACCGCGATCAGCATGATTTCGGCCGGGCTGGGGGTGTCGGTGCTGCCCGAGAATACCGGCCTGCTGGCGCCCGACGTGAATGTGCGCAGCGTGGCGCTGATCGAGCCGGTCGTGACGCGCGACATCGCCTTGTTGCAGCACCGCCAGCGCAGCCTGTCGCCGGCGGCCGAACAATTGCGCTGTCTGATCCTGGAACAGATGCAGGGCAGCGCAACTCACAGGGGCCGGCGGCCGGCCAGAACCGCCTGA
- a CDS encoding nucleobase:cation symporter-2 family protein, protein MATQQDQTPAEKTKDFDPIEEKFPAPKLFALGLQHVLVMYAGAVAVPLLIGNALGMTKEQVALLISADLFCCGIVTMIQCLGVWKFGARLPIMMGISFTAVPVIIATGQDPELGIRGVFGAVIGSGIFTVIAAWFFSKWVRFFPAVVTGTCMLIIGVSLMRVGVNWAAGGQPMIRTAEGMVPNPNYGEPFNIVVAGIVLASILLVTRFFKGFYANLGVLIGIAAGFGISIAAGKVSFEGLGDAHWVNIITPFAFGTPIFNLWGTIGLSAVMIVMMIEATGQFVAVTDMAGQKLSEERLARGLRTDGIGNIIGGIFNTFTYTTYAQNVGLLQITGVLSRYVVAAGGAILILLGCLPKLAFISASIPSYVVGGAALVMFGMVSATGVKILSRVDFVKNRRNIYIVAVSLALAMIPVVAPTMFEKMPHLVERIFHSGILVGTFSALLLNLLFNGIPPRTQDLSEAGH, encoded by the coding sequence CTGGCGACCCAACAGGATCAGACTCCGGCCGAGAAAACAAAGGACTTTGATCCGATTGAAGAAAAATTTCCAGCGCCCAAGCTGTTCGCGCTGGGGCTGCAACATGTGCTGGTCATGTATGCCGGCGCGGTTGCCGTGCCGCTGCTGATCGGCAACGCATTGGGAATGACCAAGGAACAGGTGGCGCTGCTGATCAGTGCGGACCTGTTCTGCTGCGGCATCGTCACCATGATCCAGTGCCTTGGCGTCTGGAAGTTCGGGGCGCGTCTGCCGATCATGATGGGCATCAGCTTCACCGCCGTGCCGGTCATCATCGCCACCGGCCAGGATCCCGAACTGGGCATCCGCGGCGTGTTCGGCGCGGTGATCGGCTCGGGCATCTTCACGGTGATCGCGGCCTGGTTCTTCAGCAAATGGGTGCGGTTCTTTCCGGCCGTGGTGACGGGCACCTGCATGCTGATCATCGGGGTGTCGTTGATGCGGGTCGGCGTGAACTGGGCCGCAGGCGGTCAGCCGATGATCCGCACGGCCGAAGGCATGGTGCCCAACCCGAATTACGGCGAGCCGTTCAACATCGTCGTTGCCGGCATCGTCCTGGCAAGCATCCTGCTGGTGACCCGCTTTTTCAAGGGCTTCTATGCCAACCTGGGCGTGCTGATCGGCATTGCCGCGGGCTTCGGCATCTCGATCGCGGCGGGCAAGGTCAGCTTCGAGGGGCTGGGCGACGCGCATTGGGTCAACATCATCACCCCCTTCGCCTTCGGGACGCCGATCTTCAACCTGTGGGGCACCATCGGCCTCAGCGCGGTGATGATCGTGATGATGATCGAGGCCACCGGCCAGTTCGTCGCCGTGACCGACATGGCCGGCCAGAAGCTGAGCGAAGAGCGTCTGGCCCGCGGTCTGCGCACCGATGGCATCGGCAATATCATCGGCGGCATCTTCAACACCTTCACCTATACCACCTATGCCCAGAACGTCGGCCTGCTGCAGATCACGGGTGTGCTCAGCCGCTATGTCGTGGCGGCGGGCGGTGCGATCCTGATCCTGCTGGGCTGCCTGCCCAAGCTGGCCTTCATCAGCGCATCCATCCCCAGCTATGTCGTCGGCGGCGCCGCGCTGGTGATGTTCGGCATGGTGTCGGCGACCGGCGTCAAGATCCTGTCGCGCGTCGACTTCGTGAAGAATCGCCGCAACATCTATATCGTCGCGGTCAGCCTTGCACTGGCGATGATCCCGGTGGTGGCGCCCACCATGTTCGAGAAGATGCCGCATCTGGTGGAACGTATCTTCCACAGCGGCATCCTGGTCGGCACCTTCTCGGCGCTGCTGCTGAACCTGCTGTTCAACGGCATTCCGCCGCGCACTCAGGACCTGTCGGAAGCCGGTCACTGA
- a CDS encoding LysR family transcriptional regulator → MNVSGGENAAMEPTLKQFRAFVTVAETGQITRAAERLGLSQSAVSTLIAQLEQNLNLRLFDRHTRLLRLTQAGAEALAVARQAIGDLDRLVENARDLNSFSRGRVSIAAGTLQAALLLPRAIRNFNERYPNVEISMHDVSERAMIEMVKNGTVDLGMGTVPDRDSEISGAELMTDSFLVVMRPEHPLAQRGTLRWGDLTEEPLIGPQRGNPIRERLQTELARAGVELTLHRSFQDVSLPLTIIGMVHAGLGVAIMTSTVRPLAQALGLVTILPTEPVISRKISLIQRSDHTLAPASRLFRDFVHRTTQATMRRGMRPDVTGG, encoded by the coding sequence ATGAATGTAAGCGGGGGGGAAAACGCCGCGATGGAACCGACGCTGAAACAGTTCCGCGCCTTTGTGACCGTGGCCGAAACCGGCCAGATCACCCGCGCCGCCGAACGCCTGGGGCTGTCGCAATCGGCGGTCAGCACGCTGATCGCGCAGCTGGAACAGAACCTGAACCTGCGCCTTTTCGACCGTCACACCCGGCTGTTGCGCCTGACCCAGGCCGGGGCCGAGGCGCTGGCCGTCGCCCGACAGGCCATCGGCGATCTGGACCGGCTGGTGGAAAATGCGCGCGATCTGAACAGTTTCAGCCGCGGCCGGGTCTCGATCGCCGCCGGGACGTTGCAGGCCGCCCTGCTGCTGCCGCGGGCGATCCGCAACTTCAACGAACGCTATCCGAATGTCGAAATCTCGATGCACGACGTGTCAGAGCGCGCCATGATCGAGATGGTCAAGAACGGCACCGTCGATCTGGGCATGGGCACGGTTCCCGACCGCGACAGCGAAATCAGCGGCGCCGAGCTGATGACCGATTCGTTTCTGGTGGTGATGCGCCCCGAACATCCGCTGGCGCAGCGCGGCACCCTGCGCTGGGGCGACCTGACCGAGGAACCGCTGATCGGGCCCCAGCGCGGCAACCCCATCCGCGAACGCCTGCAGACCGAACTGGCCCGCGCCGGGGTGGAGCTGACCTTGCATCGCAGCTTTCAGGATGTGTCCTTGCCGCTGACCATCATCGGCATGGTCCATGCCGGGCTGGGCGTGGCAATCATGACCTCGACCGTGCGACCGCTGGCACAGGCGCTTGGGCTGGTCACCATCCTGCCGACCGAGCCGGTGATCTCGCGCAAGATATCGCTGATCCAGCGCAGCGATCACACGCTGGCACCGGCCAGCCGGCTGTTTCGCGATTTCGTCCATCGCACGACGCAGGCCACGATGCGACGGGGCATGCGCCCGGATGTGACTGGCGGATAG
- a CDS encoding xanthine dehydrogenase family protein molybdopterin-binding subunit encodes MTKHDFRIVGKSVKRQDVIEKVTGEGKYTGDYHLPGMLYGKIKRSDIAHARIKSIDVSRALAYPGVKAVLTHHDVPKVLHYGSPHPRSASCTKDQYILEDKVRFWGEGVAAVAAISEEIADEALELIEVEYEPLPAVFDVDSAQSPDAPQIHDVGPGGNLVIPPVQIERGDVEKGFAEADLILEGWFEGGRPTPTYMEPNICVADWDGSGKLTFWTSTQTSFMVRGALAEVLGLPLNKVRVLVDHMGGGFGAKQDLFQHEFLCALLAKQCRRPVRMEFTRKETFLAGRTRHPFKMWLKQGFRKDGTLTARDMKIVYESGAYGSHSPGVTNVGTASATSLYRCPNVRLDGRAVYTNTPIAGAFRGYGVVQTYYAIDIQIDEAAEKLGIDPAEMRLRNAVREGDIAPSGHPIIGHGLETCISHGIKAFDWAGKRNADRTDPRNPAIRKGWGIGCEMHGSSAYPGIKEQGNATVKMNEDGSVTLLTGAAGLGTGAHTALAQIVAEELGVPFESVSVVHGDTDVVPWDIGAFASHTTYLVGSAAKMAAAELRQRVLARAAEKLQEKPEHLQMVDGIITVEGKPGQSLTVHEAMGPSRGIPAEHLIASGSYMPTKSYSFAAHFVEVAVDTETGIIECRKVVPVHDVGKVIHPIAAQGQIEGGIQQGIGHTLTEDYVIDRTNGRSLNAGLVDYKMPLSMDMPDIETIILEAAPDPGGPWGAKGVGEDPIIAIGPAIANAVHDAIGVRFHHYPITPEDVLEGLRRKARQDAGAA; translated from the coding sequence ATGACCAAGCATGATTTCCGCATCGTCGGCAAAAGCGTCAAGCGCCAGGACGTCATCGAGAAGGTGACGGGCGAGGGCAAGTATACCGGCGACTACCATCTGCCCGGGATGCTTTACGGCAAGATCAAGCGTTCCGACATCGCCCATGCCCGCATCAAGAGCATCGACGTGTCCAGGGCGCTGGCCTATCCGGGCGTCAAGGCGGTGCTGACCCATCACGACGTGCCCAAGGTGCTGCATTACGGTTCGCCGCATCCGCGTTCGGCCTCCTGCACCAAGGATCAGTATATCCTCGAGGACAAGGTGCGGTTCTGGGGCGAGGGTGTCGCCGCCGTCGCCGCCATCAGCGAGGAAATCGCCGACGAGGCCCTGGAGCTGATCGAGGTCGAATACGAACCCTTGCCGGCGGTCTTTGACGTCGACAGCGCCCAATCGCCCGATGCGCCGCAGATCCACGACGTCGGGCCGGGGGGCAACCTGGTGATCCCGCCGGTGCAGATCGAACGCGGCGATGTCGAAAAGGGCTTTGCCGAGGCCGACCTGATCCTGGAAGGCTGGTTCGAGGGCGGACGCCCGACCCCCACCTACATGGAGCCCAACATCTGCGTCGCCGACTGGGACGGTTCGGGCAAGCTGACGTTCTGGACCTCGACCCAGACCTCGTTCATGGTGCGCGGCGCCCTGGCCGAGGTTCTGGGCCTGCCGCTGAACAAGGTGCGGGTGCTGGTCGATCACATGGGCGGCGGCTTCGGCGCCAAGCAGGATCTGTTCCAGCACGAATTCCTGTGCGCGCTGCTGGCCAAGCAATGCCGGCGTCCGGTCAGGATGGAGTTCACGCGCAAGGAAACCTTCCTGGCCGGACGCACCCGTCACCCGTTCAAGATGTGGCTGAAACAGGGCTTCCGCAAGGATGGCACGCTGACCGCCCGCGACATGAAGATCGTCTATGAATCGGGCGCCTACGGATCGCACAGCCCCGGCGTGACCAATGTCGGCACCGCCTCGGCCACCTCGCTCTATCGCTGTCCGAACGTTCGGCTGGACGGGCGCGCGGTCTATACCAACACCCCCATTGCCGGCGCCTTCCGTGGCTATGGCGTGGTGCAGACCTATTACGCCATCGACATCCAGATCGACGAGGCCGCCGAAAAGCTGGGCATCGACCCGGCCGAGATGCGGCTGCGCAATGCGGTGCGCGAAGGCGACATCGCGCCTTCGGGTCATCCGATCATCGGGCACGGCCTTGAAACCTGCATCAGCCATGGCATCAAGGCTTTCGACTGGGCGGGCAAGCGCAATGCCGATCGCACCGATCCCAGGAACCCTGCCATCCGCAAGGGCTGGGGCATCGGCTGCGAGATGCATGGATCGTCGGCCTATCCCGGCATCAAGGAACAGGGCAACGCCACCGTCAAGATGAACGAGGACGGCAGCGTCACCCTGCTGACCGGCGCGGCGGGGCTGGGCACCGGGGCCCACACTGCCCTGGCGCAGATCGTCGCCGAGGAACTGGGCGTTCCCTTCGAATCGGTCTCGGTCGTGCATGGCGATACCGATGTCGTGCCGTGGGATATCGGCGCCTTCGCCAGCCACACCACCTATCTGGTGGGTTCCGCCGCCAAGATGGCCGCGGCCGAACTGCGCCAGCGCGTCCTGGCCCGTGCGGCCGAGAAGCTGCAGGAAAAGCCCGAACACCTGCAGATGGTCGATGGCATCATCACCGTCGAGGGCAAGCCCGGCCAGAGCCTGACCGTGCACGAGGCCATGGGTCCGTCGCGCGGCATTCCGGCCGAGCATCTGATCGCCTCGGGCAGCTACATGCCGACGAAGTCCTATTCTTTCGCCGCGCATTTCGTCGAGGTGGCGGTGGATACCGAAACCGGCATCATCGAATGCCGCAAGGTGGTCCCGGTGCACGATGTCGGCAAGGTGATCCATCCGATCGCCGCCCAGGGCCAGATCGAAGGCGGGATCCAGCAGGGCATCGGCCATACCCTGACCGAGGATTATGTCATCGACCGCACCAATGGCCGGTCGCTGAACGCGGGGCTGGTCGATTACAAGATGCCGCTGTCAATGGACATGCCCGACATCGAAACGATCATCCTGGAGGCCGCGCCCGATCCCGGCGGCCCCTGGGGGGCCAAGGGTGTGGGCGAGGATCCGATCATCGCCATCGGTCCGGCCATCGCCAATGCCGTCCATGACGCCATCGGCGTGCGCTTCCATCACTATCCGATCACGCCCGAGGATGTGCTGGAGGGGCTGCGCCGCAAGGCCCGCCAAGACGCCGGCGCCGCCTGA
- a CDS encoding (2Fe-2S)-binding protein, translated as MKKIHLEFSVNGEQRSVLVEGYRSLLDTLREEVGLTGTKKGCDVGDCGACTVMVNGQPVNACLMLAAEAQGAEVLTVEGMQPNPDELHPLQEAFMEHGASQCGFCTPGILIMAKHLLDQNPLPTDEEIRFGLSGNICRCTGYTKIFDAIRTAGKRMAAAKAASVEA; from the coding sequence ATGAAAAAGATCCATCTCGAATTCAGCGTGAACGGGGAACAGCGCAGCGTCCTGGTGGAGGGCTATCGTTCGCTCCTGGACACGCTGCGCGAAGAGGTCGGGCTGACCGGCACCAAGAAGGGTTGCGACGTCGGCGACTGCGGCGCCTGCACGGTGATGGTCAACGGCCAGCCCGTCAACGCCTGCCTGATGCTGGCGGCCGAGGCGCAGGGCGCCGAGGTGCTGACCGTCGAGGGCATGCAGCCCAACCCCGACGAACTGCACCCCCTGCAAGAGGCCTTCATGGAACACGGTGCCTCGCAATGCGGGTTCTGCACCCCCGGCATCCTGATCATGGCCAAGCATCTGCTGGACCAAAATCCGCTGCCAACGGACGAGGAAATCCGCTTTGGCCTGTCGGGCAACATCTGCCGCTGCACCGGCTATACCAAGATCTTCGACGCGATCCGCACCGCCGGCAAGCGCATGGCGGCCGCCAAGGCGGCATCGGTGGAGGCCTGA
- a CDS encoding FAD binding domain-containing protein gives MRRFEYHEPTTLEEASALLTSLGEGAYLLAGGTDLFVEIREHLRRVSHLVNIKRVPGLDRIEWSDQGGLRFGALVTAGQLEASEPVVKHYPNLRTAMQLLASIQVRNRATVIGNICRASPSADSIPPLIADGASIEIWNPQGGRTVPLAEFFTGPGRSVLQPGEIAVAIAVPPPKSGSGRAYIKHGRRKAMELATVGVAVSLDTQGGECTGARIALGAVGPVVLRAPRAEAILVGSRLDADTIAAAAEQAMQECTPISNVRSSAEYRRDMVGVLTRRAVSLALEEAA, from the coding sequence TTGCGCCGTTTCGAGTATCATGAACCGACAACACTGGAGGAGGCCTCGGCGCTTCTGACATCGCTGGGAGAGGGGGCCTATCTGCTGGCCGGCGGCACCGACCTGTTCGTGGAAATCCGCGAGCATCTGCGTCGGGTATCGCATCTGGTCAACATCAAGCGTGTGCCGGGACTGGACCGGATCGAATGGTCCGACCAAGGCGGGCTGCGCTTTGGCGCGCTGGTCACGGCCGGGCAGCTGGAGGCATCAGAGCCGGTGGTCAAACACTATCCCAACCTGCGCACGGCGATGCAGCTGCTGGCCTCGATCCAGGTGCGCAACCGCGCCACGGTGATCGGCAATATCTGCCGAGCCTCGCCCTCGGCCGATTCGATCCCGCCGCTGATCGCCGATGGCGCCAGCATCGAGATATGGAATCCGCAGGGCGGTCGCACGGTCCCGCTGGCGGAATTCTTTACCGGCCCGGGCCGCAGCGTGTTGCAGCCGGGCGAAATCGCGGTGGCGATCGCCGTGCCCCCGCCCAAGTCCGGCAGCGGCCGCGCCTATATCAAGCATGGTCGCCGCAAGGCCATGGAACTGGCCACCGTCGGCGTTGCCGTCAGCCTGGATACCCAGGGCGGCGAATGCACCGGGGCGCGGATCGCGCTTGGCGCGGTCGGGCCGGTGGTGCTGCGCGCGCCCAGGGCCGAAGCGATCCTGGTCGGATCGCGGCTGGACGCGGACACCATCGCCGCGGCGGCCGAACAGGCGATGCAGGAATGCACGCCCATCAGCAATGTCCGCAGTTCGGCCGAATATCGGCGCGACATGGTCGGGGTTCTGACCCGGCGTGCGGTCTCGCTCGCTCTGGAGGAAGCGGCATGA